One region of Triticum aestivum cultivar Chinese Spring chromosome 6B, IWGSC CS RefSeq v2.1, whole genome shotgun sequence genomic DNA includes:
- the LOC123138947 gene encoding protein Rf1, mitochondrial: protein MSIDADRAAAEKAAADKRIADEADASAAATADWPTGGYNTFTPLLFTFMQFLIHGFAAALKPAPFMGTYFKRWQTKTVLWLTAMNVFWVAGVTPTGTIAPEQEKAFREATAVFVGCVLSVIGDKLVDAYLHMWVAKDLWEALESKFSATDVGSEMYIMEQFHDYKMVENCSVLEQAHEIQCIAKELELLKCVMPGKFVAGCIIAKLPNSRRNFATTLKHQRREFSVEGVLGHLSVEQNSRAKDSQGKGTEGTSVANVVQKNLNPHKPKGKTGVQQNTEFNKKGKKTFKKDKKKGANIHVCADISLFSSYQATGNGVIECCHRACRPDLGLAFFGRLLKTGIPTDIITYSSLFKCLCDMKRTEEALNVLLHKMPNDLPNVISYSVILKSFCDNGRSQLALDLLQMMAKKGADHSPDVMSYNMVIDGFFKEGEVSKACDLFQEMIRQGIVPAEVTYSSIINALCKARAMDKAEVVLRSMVHNGAQPDAVTYNSLIQGYSTLGQLKEVARLLKVMRSQGVMPSVVTYNSLMTCLCKHGKTKEAEKIFYSMAVNGRKPDVISYSILLHGYAKEGSLIDMIDLCERMARDGVVPNLHCFNILINAYAKHGMMDVALLFFEDMLKQGVKPSEFTYLTVISAFCKMGRMDNAMEKFREMIDMGVPVDTEVYMCIVEGYFKNGDSVKAKDFITKMKNKDIPNRPQKGNY, encoded by the exons ATGAGCATTGACGCTGATcgcgcggctgccgagaaggccgctGCTGACAAGAGGATCGCCGATGAGGCCGACGCCTCCGCTGCTGCTACGGCCGACTGGCCTACTGGAGGATATAACACATTTACCCCGCTCCTGTTTACTTTCAT GCAATTTTTGATCCatggttttgctgctgcactgaaaccAGCCCCATTTATGGGAacatactttaagcgttggcagactaaaaccGTCTTATGGCTCACGGCGATGAATgtgttctgggtcgccggtgtTACTCCCACGGGAACgatcgctcctgaacaggagaaggcgttcagggaggcCACCGCCGTCTTTGTTGGATGTGTTCTGAGCGTGATCGGAGATAAGCTGGTTGATGCATACTTACATATGTGggttgccaaggacttgtgggaggcgctcgaatctaaattcagCGCAACGGATGTTggaagcgagatgtatattatggagcagttccacgattacaaaatGGTCGAAAATTGTTCTGTATTGgaacaggctcatgagatacagtgcattgctaaggagcttgagcttctcaaGTGTGTGATGCCGGGCAAatttgtcgcgggttgcattatCGCTAAGTTACCCAATTCCCGGAGGAACTTTGCCACTACTctaaaacatcagaggcgtgaattctcagtTGAGGGTGTCCTTGGTCATCTGAGTGtcgagcagaattcaagggcaaaggactcgcaagGAAAAGGGACCGAAGGGACCTCTGTtgccaatgtggtgcagaagaacttgaaCCCTCACAAGCCTAAGGGGAAGACTggtgtccaacagaataccgaGTTTaacaagaagggcaagaagaccttcaagaaagataagaagaaaG GTgcaaatattcatgtgtgtgctgacatttcattgttttcttcttatcAGGCCACAGGGAACGG agtgATTGAGTGTTGCCACCGAGCATGCCGCCCAGACCTAGGGCTTGCCTTCTTCGGCCGCCTCCTCAAGACAGGCATCCCGACGGACATCATTACCTACAGCAGCTTGTTCAAGTGCCTCTGTGACATGAAGCGCACAGAGGAGGCTCTGAACGTGCTGCTCCATAAGATGCCCAACGACCTGCCTAATGTCATCTCCTACTCAGTGATTCTCAAGAGCTTCTGCGACAATGGGAGGAGCCAGCTTGcgcttgatctgctccagatgatgGCCAAAAAAGGCGCTGACCACTCCCCCGACGTGATGTCATACAACATGGTAATTGATGGCTTCTTTAAGGAGGGTGAAGTAAGCAAAGCATGCGATCTATTCCAAGAAATGATACGACAGGGGATTGTGCCTGCTGAGGTGACATATAGCTCCATTATCAATGCGCTATGCAAAGCAAGAGCAATGGACAAGGCAGAGGTGGTTCTTCGATCAATGGTTCATAATGGTGCCCAACCAGATGCTGTGACATATAATAGCTTGATCCAAGGATATTCAACTTTGGGACAGTTGAAAGAAGTCGCTAGGTTGTTGAAAGTGATGAGAAGTCAAGGTGTTATGCCAAGCGTTGTTACCTACAACTCACTCATGACCTGCCTTTGCAAGCATGGAAAAACCAAAGAAGCTGAGAAAATATTTTATTCTATGGCCGTGAACGGACGAAAACCTGATGTCATCTCATACTCTATTTTGCTCCATGGGTACGCTAAAGAAGGATCCCTCATTGATATGATTGATCTCTGTGAGCGGATGGCAAGAGATGGAGTTGTACCCAACCTCCATTGTTTCAACATACTGATTAATGCATATGCTAAGCATGGAATGATGGATGTGGCCCTGCTTTTCTTCGAAGATATGTTGAAGCAGGGGGTGAAGCCTAGTGAATTCACTTATTTAACTGTGATATCTGCATTTTGCAAGATGGGCAGGATGGATAATGCGATGGAAAAATTCCGTGAGATGATTGATATGGGAGTACCAGTTGACACAGAAGTTTACATGTGCATAGTTGAGGGTTATTTTAAAAATGGTGATTCAGTGAAAGCCAAGGATTTTATTACcaaaatgaagaacaaggatatTCCAAATAGGCCGCAGAAGGGTAATTATTGA
- the LOC123133739 gene encoding uncharacterized protein, whose translation MARLATILSFGDHAEEGAGAFTEPQEDYQQEHDDDDDAASDASGDSFEFAFARPLAPAGGEALADDLFAHGRILPAYPVFHRRQAHDDDASASATSATAPPSPDTYCAWAPRSAPGSPAREPAAFPKSASTGTGEAARRFRLRDILGSGGRSHSDGKEKFLFLQPTPAKPKSKTSALSAASAPANKKTSQQKQGKKKGAAAAPTEMDMATAHRLFYSKPGAAAGPGGERTTTTTKKSYLPYRPAIVGFFATAHALRPKHHPY comes from the coding sequence ATGGCGCGTCTCGCCACCATCCTCAGCTTCGGGGACCACGCCGAGGAGGGCGCCGGCGCCTTCACGGAGCCGCAGGAGGACTACCAGcaagaacacgacgacgacgacgacgcggcgtCGGACGCCAGCGGCGACAGCTTCGAGTTCGCGTTCGCGCGGCCGCTGGCGCCGGCGGGCGGGGAGGCGCTGGCCGACGACCTCTTCGCGCACGGCCGCATCCTCCCGGCCTACCCGGTCTTCCACCGCCGCCAGGCCCACGACGACGACGCCTCGGCCTCGGCCACCTCCGCGacggcgccgccctcgccggacaCGTACTGCGCGTGGGCGCCGCGGTCCGCGCCGGGGTCGCCCGCGCGCGAACCGGCCGCCTTCCCCAAGAGCGCGTCcacgggcacgggcgaggccgcgCGCCGCTTCCGCCTGCGCGACATCCTCGGCTCCGGCGGCCGCTCCCACAGCGACGGCAAGGAGAAGTTCCTCTTCCTCCAGCCGACTCCCGCCAAACCCAAGTCCAAGACGAGCGCATTATCCGCCGCGTCGGCTCCGGCCAACAAGAAGACTTCGCAGCAGAAGCAGGGCAAGAAGAAGGGCGCGGCCGCCGCTCCGACGGAGATGGACATGGCCACCGCGCACAGGCTCTTCTACAGCAAGCCCGGAGCCGCGGCCGGCCCCGGCGGcgagaggacgacgacgacgacgaaaaAGTCGTACCTGCCCTACCGGCCGGCCATCGTCGGCTTCTTCGCCACCGCGCACGCGCTGCGCCCCAAGCACCACCCCTACTAG
- the LOC123136118 gene encoding L-aspartate oxidase, chloroplastic translates to MAKLMGGSAGFHVQGAHMQASRPPSLSFRTCAQLEISRFCTIPRFMGVKAVSASQQHIRHRFSSIRASALPRMQDDTTRYFDFVVIGSGVAGLRYALEVSKHGSVAIITKAEPHESNTNYAQGGVSAVLCPKDSVESHMQDTIVAGAHLCDEETVRIVCTEGPERVKELIAMGASFDHGEDGRLHLAREGGHSHNRIVHSADMTGKEIERALLQAVENDENISVFGHHFAIDLLTCQNNGEIFCYGVDSLDTKAQKVVRFISKVTLLASGGAGHIYPTTTNPPVATGDGIAMCHRAQAVISNMEFVQFHPTALSDEGLPIKPAKIRDNAFLVTEAVRGDGGILYNQSMERFMPLYDDRAELAPRDVVARSIDDQLKKRGEKYVLLDISHKPREKILAHFPNIAAECLRHGLDITQQPIPVVPAAHYMCGGVRAGLQGETSVKGLYVAGEVACTGLHGANRLASNSLLEALVFAQRAVQPSIDHMVDADADPCLAEKWARPMLSVSIKDSALSDIIERTKKTRMELQSIMWEYVGIVRSTNRLKNAEWKIGDLESEWEEFLFRRGWKPATVGIEACEMRNLFCCAKLVVKSALARRESRGLHFTEDFPYLEESKRKPTVIFPTAIQELTWSSKPLQRQLQCK, encoded by the exons ATGGCCAAACTAATGGGCGGCTCTGCTGGCTTCCATGTGCAGGGGGCACACATGCAGGCGTCTCGCCCGCCCTCTCTCTCCTTCAGAACGTGCGCCCAGCTCGAGATCTCCAG ATTTTGCACTATCCCTCGTTTCATGGGCGTGAAGGCTGTCAGTGCTTCCCAACAGCATATTAGGCACAGGTTCAGCTCCATCAGAGCCTCTGCCCTCCCACGCATGCAGGATGACACCACGAGATACTTCGATTTCGTGGTTATCGGCAGTGGTGTCGCTGGCCTAAGGTATGCCCTGGAAGTCTCGAAGCACGGCTCTGTTGCTATCATCACCAAAGCAGAGCCTCATGAGAGCAACACCAACTATGCGCAAGGCGGCGTCAGTGCCGTTCTGTGCCCCAAGGATTCTGTAGAAAGCCATATGCAAGACACAATTGTTGCAGGGGCTCATCTCTGCGACGAGGAGACCGTCAGG ATAGTATGCACAGAAGGTCCTGAGCGTGTCAAGGAGCTAATAGCCATGGGTGCTTCATTTGACCATGGTGAAGATGGCAGGCTGCACCTTGCAAGGGAAGGTGGACATTCTCACAACAGAATCGTCCATTCTGCTGATATGACTGGAAAAGAGATTGAAAGAGCTCTGCTTCAAGCGGTTGAAAATGATGAGAACATATCGGTGTTCGGCCACCACTTCGCCATTGATCTGTTGACCTGTCAG AATAATGGTGAAATCTTTTGTTACGGAGTGGATTCATTGGATACCAAAGCTCAAAAG GTAGTCCGTTTCATCTCAAAAGTAACATTGCTTGCGTCCGGAGGAGCTGGCCATATATATCCCACAACAACCAATCCACCG GTGGCTACTGGGGATGGAATTGCAATGTGCCATCGCGCTCAGGCTGTGATATCCAATATGGA GTTTGTGCAGTTCCATCCAACTGCACTATCAGACGAAGGCCTTCCAATAAAGCCAGCTAAAATAAGAGATAATGCATTTCTTGTAACAGAAGCAGTCAGAGGAGATGGAGGAATTCTTTACAACCAATCCATGGAGAGATTTATGCCTTTATACGACGACCGTGCCGAGTTGGCACCGAGGGATGTGGTTGCAAGAAGCATAGATGATCAACTGAAGAAACGTGGAGAGAAGTATGTTCTCTTGGACATCAGCCACAAGCCAAGGGAGAAAATTCTTGCTCATTTTCCGAACATTGCAGCTGAATGCCTGCGGCACGGTCTGGACATCACACAGCAGCCCATACCTGTCGTCCCTGCAGCTCATTACATGTGCGGTGGTGTTCGGGCTGGGTTGCAAGGGGAGACGAGTGTGAAAGGCTTGTATGTCGCTGGTGAGGTTGCTTGCACTGGATTGCATGGTGCTAATCGTCTTGCAAGCAACTCATTGCTGGAAGCATTGGTATTCGCTCAGAGAGCCGTGCAGCCCTCTATCGACCACATGGTGGATGCGGATGCTGACCCTTGTCTCGCGGAGAAATGGGCACGCCCTATGCTCTCTGTCTCCATTAAGGACAGTGCACTGTCTGACATCATTGAGAGGACAAAGAAGACCAGGATGGAGCTGCAATCCATAATGTGGGAGTACGTCGGTATAGTGCGGTCAACGAACCGGCTGAAGAATGCAGAATGGAAGATTGGTGATCTAGAGTCAGAGTGGGAGGAATTCTTATTCAGGAGGGGCTGGAAGCCTGCCACAGTGGGGATAGAGGCCTGCGAAATGAGGAACCTCTTCTGCTGCGCAAAGCTGGTTGTGAAGAGCGCGCTTGCGAGGCGGGAGAGCCGTGGCCTGCACTTCACTGAGGACTTCCCTTACCTGGAGGAGAGCAAGAGGAAGCCTACAGTGATCTTCCCTACTGCTATCCAAGAGCTAACATGGAGTTCAAAGCCATTGCAGAGGCAGCTGCAGTGCAAATAG